One Streptomyces sp. V4I8 genomic window carries:
- a CDS encoding NHLP family bacteriocin export ABC transporter peptidase/permease/ATPase subunit, whose translation MSTAQETRGSRRRAAPPKRPVPKGRSKTVRTPTVLQMEAVECGAASLAMVLGHYGRHVPLEELRIACGVSRDGSRASNLLKAARSYGLTAKGMQMDTAALAEVKTPAVLFWEFNHYVVYDGMGRRFGRRGVYINDPAKGRRFVPMEDFDGSFTGVVLVMEPGEGFSKGGRKPGVLGAMPTRLRGTAGTMPAAVLASLLLVVVGAAVPALSRTYIDMFLIGGQTSLLGVLFASMGTCVALTLVLTWLQQANLLRGRIISSTLSSARFLRHLLRLPVTFFSQRSPADLVQRLQSNDAVSETLARDLAAAGVDAVVVVLYAILLYTYDPQLTFVGIGVALLNVVAMRVVIRLRATRTAKLRADSARLTNTAYTGLQLIETMKATGGEDGYFRKWAGQHATTLEEQQRLGVPSAWLGVVAPTLATLNSALILWIGGMRAVEGGISVGLLVAFQALVTRFTAPITRLNGVAGRIQDFAADVARLKDVENFEADPLYGRAGTGESTRRLHGHVELQNITFGYSPLDKPLLTGFDLTVGPGQQVALVGGSGSGKSTVSRLISGLYAPWEGVIRIDDQRIEDIPRGALAASVSFVDQEVFLFEGTIRDNVALWDPSIPDDAVVDALRDAALYDVVMRRPGGIHSKVEQDGRNFSGGQRQRLEIARALVRRPSILVLDEVTSALDAETELVVMDNLRKRGCACVVIAHRLSTVRDSDEIVVLQHGTIVERGRHEELVARGGAYAALVKER comes from the coding sequence GTGAGCACCGCACAGGAGACCCGCGGCAGCAGGCGCCGCGCCGCCCCGCCGAAGCGCCCGGTGCCCAAGGGCAGGTCGAAGACCGTCCGCACGCCCACCGTCCTCCAGATGGAGGCCGTGGAGTGCGGCGCCGCCTCCCTCGCGATGGTGCTGGGCCACTACGGCCGCCATGTCCCGCTGGAGGAGCTGCGCATCGCGTGCGGCGTCTCCCGCGACGGCTCGCGCGCCAGCAACCTGCTGAAGGCCGCCCGCAGCTACGGGCTGACGGCCAAGGGCATGCAGATGGACACGGCCGCCCTCGCCGAGGTGAAGACGCCGGCCGTCCTGTTCTGGGAGTTCAACCACTACGTCGTCTACGACGGCATGGGCCGCCGCTTCGGCCGCCGGGGCGTGTACATCAACGACCCTGCCAAGGGCCGCCGTTTCGTGCCCATGGAGGACTTCGACGGCAGCTTCACCGGCGTCGTCCTGGTGATGGAGCCCGGTGAGGGCTTCAGCAAGGGCGGCCGCAAACCGGGCGTGCTCGGCGCGATGCCGACGCGGCTGCGCGGCACCGCGGGCACGATGCCCGCCGCCGTGCTGGCGAGCCTGCTGCTGGTGGTGGTCGGCGCGGCGGTGCCCGCGCTGAGCCGCACCTACATCGACATGTTCCTCATCGGCGGCCAGACCTCCCTGCTGGGCGTGCTGTTCGCGTCCATGGGGACCTGTGTCGCGCTCACCCTCGTGCTGACCTGGCTGCAACAGGCGAACCTGCTGCGCGGCCGCATCATCTCCTCCACCCTCTCCAGCGCCCGCTTCCTGCGTCATCTGCTGCGGCTGCCGGTGACCTTCTTCTCCCAGCGCAGCCCGGCCGACCTGGTGCAGCGGCTCCAGTCGAACGACGCGGTGTCCGAGACGCTGGCCCGCGACCTCGCGGCGGCGGGCGTGGACGCGGTGGTCGTCGTCCTCTACGCGATCCTCCTCTATACATACGACCCCCAGCTCACCTTCGTCGGTATCGGCGTCGCCCTGCTGAACGTCGTCGCCATGCGGGTCGTCATCCGGTTGCGGGCCACGCGTACGGCGAAGCTGCGCGCGGACAGCGCGCGGCTCACCAACACCGCGTACACCGGTCTCCAGCTGATCGAGACGATGAAGGCGACCGGCGGCGAGGACGGCTACTTCCGCAAGTGGGCGGGACAGCACGCCACCACGCTGGAGGAGCAGCAGCGCCTCGGTGTGCCGAGCGCCTGGCTGGGCGTGGTCGCGCCGACGCTCGCCACGCTGAACAGCGCGCTCATCCTCTGGATCGGCGGCATGCGGGCGGTCGAGGGCGGCATATCCGTCGGTCTGCTGGTCGCGTTCCAGGCCCTGGTCACCCGCTTCACCGCGCCGATCACCCGCCTCAACGGCGTCGCGGGCCGCATCCAGGACTTCGCCGCCGACGTGGCCCGGCTGAAGGACGTGGAGAACTTCGAGGCGGACCCGCTCTACGGCCGCGCAGGCACCGGCGAGTCGACGCGCCGGCTGCACGGCCACGTCGAGCTGCAGAACATCACGTTCGGCTACAGCCCGCTCGACAAGCCCCTGCTGACGGGCTTCGACCTGACGGTGGGGCCCGGCCAGCAGGTGGCCCTGGTCGGCGGCTCCGGCAGCGGAAAGTCGACGGTCTCCCGGCTGATATCGGGCCTGTACGCCCCCTGGGAGGGCGTCATCCGCATCGACGACCAGCGCATCGAGGACATCCCGCGCGGCGCGCTCGCCGCCTCCGTCTCCTTCGTCGACCAGGAGGTGTTCCTCTTCGAGGGCACGATCCGCGACAACGTGGCGCTGTGGGACCCGTCCATCCCCGACGACGCGGTGGTGGACGCCCTGCGTGACGCGGCGCTGTACGACGTGGTCATGCGCCGCCCCGGCGGCATCCACAGCAAGGTGGAGCAGGACGGCCGCAACTTCTCCGGCGGGCAGCGCCAGCGCCTGGAGATCGCGCGGGCGCTGGTGCGCCGCCCCAGCATCCTGGTCCTCGACGAGGTGACCAGCGCGCTCGACGCCGAGACCGAACTGGTCGTGATGGACAACCTGCGCAAGCGCGGCTGTGCCTGTGTGGTGATCGCGCACCGGCTCAGCACCGTGCGCGACAGCGACGAGATCGTCGTGCTCCAGCACGGCACGATCGTCGAGCGCGGGCGGCACGAGGAGCTGGTGGCGCGCGGTGGCGCGTACGCGGCGCTGGTCAAGGAGCGGTGA
- a CDS encoding HlyD family efflux transporter periplasmic adaptor subunit, whose protein sequence is MQFRQQALAKLQSPEELDLPVRFARPQGWLVLSVTVVVMAAASVWAVTGSVASTVGAPAVLTHGQGSYILQSPVAGQVTAVLAEQGQRLPANSPVLKVRTAKGDTVVRTVAAGRVTALAATIGQIISTGANVAAVEKVAHAKDALYATVYVPAENAASIPDKAPVDLTVSSVPTQEYGVLRGHVKSVDRSAQSAQQIAAFLGDTQLGEQFTKDGRPVAVLVRLDRESSTKSGYKWSSTDGPPFSLTSMTMADASIQLADERPVDWLLP, encoded by the coding sequence GTGCAGTTCCGCCAACAGGCCCTCGCCAAGCTCCAGTCACCGGAGGAGCTCGACCTTCCGGTGCGCTTCGCCCGCCCCCAGGGCTGGCTGGTGCTCTCCGTGACGGTGGTCGTCATGGCCGCCGCGTCGGTGTGGGCGGTGACCGGTTCGGTCGCCTCCACGGTCGGCGCGCCCGCCGTCCTCACCCACGGCCAGGGCAGCTACATCCTGCAGAGCCCGGTCGCCGGCCAGGTCACCGCGGTCCTCGCCGAGCAGGGCCAGCGGCTCCCGGCGAACTCCCCCGTACTGAAGGTCCGTACGGCCAAGGGCGACACGGTCGTCCGCACGGTCGCCGCGGGCCGGGTCACCGCGCTCGCCGCCACCATCGGGCAGATCATCTCCACCGGCGCGAACGTCGCCGCCGTGGAGAAGGTCGCCCATGCCAAGGACGCGCTGTACGCGACGGTGTACGTGCCCGCCGAGAACGCGGCGTCCATCCCCGACAAGGCCCCCGTGGACCTGACCGTCTCCTCCGTGCCCACCCAGGAGTACGGCGTCCTGCGCGGCCATGTGAAGTCGGTGGACCGCTCCGCGCAGTCGGCGCAGCAGATCGCCGCGTTCCTCGGGGACACCCAGCTGGGCGAGCAGTTCACCAAGGACGGCAGGCCGGTCGCCGTGCTGGTCCGGCTGGACCGGGAGTCGAGCACGAAGAGCGGCTACAAGTGGTCGTCCACGGACGGGCCGCCGTTCTCCCTCACCTCGATGACCATGGCCGACGCCTCGATCCAGCTGGCCGACGAGCGTCCCGTCGATTGGCTGCTGCCGTGA
- a CDS encoding PaaI family thioesterase encodes MTMTTAEADKILSANFAPWVLALGLSIEAVEDRRAMLRMPWSDQLAREGGALSGQALMAAADTATVIAVSAARGAYGPMTTVQQSTSFQRAVIGSDVLIEAVVTKLGRRMAFADIVMTEEGSGEIAARASTVYALLV; translated from the coding sequence ATGACGATGACGACCGCCGAAGCCGACAAGATCCTCTCCGCCAACTTCGCCCCCTGGGTCCTCGCCCTGGGCCTGTCCATCGAGGCGGTGGAGGACCGGCGGGCGATGCTGCGAATGCCCTGGTCGGATCAGCTGGCCCGGGAGGGCGGTGCCCTGTCGGGGCAGGCGCTGATGGCGGCCGCCGACACCGCCACCGTGATCGCCGTGTCGGCGGCGCGCGGGGCGTACGGGCCGATGACGACGGTGCAGCAGTCGACGTCGTTCCAGCGCGCGGTGATCGGTTCGGATGTCCTGATCGAAGCGGTCGTCACCAAGCTGGGCCGCCGGATGGCGTTCGCCGACATCGTGATGACCGAGGAGGGATCGGGCGAGATCGCCGCCCGCGCGAGCACGGTGTACGCACTTCTGGTCTGA
- a CDS encoding S1 family peptidase: MSHKRIPKRKAAIAAGSVVALGAAAILLPNANASQDGASDDAAAPKTLKSADASDLASQLAGLLGDAFAGSYYDSESQQLVVNVIPGDNNNVIVQAKKAGAKVREVENSLTELASGAQTLKSEATIPGTAWAVDPRTNKILVTADSTVTGDNWDQLESTVQSLGSGMATIKKSAGTFKTFLSGGDAIFAGGSRCSAGFNVTAGDGTPAFLTAGHCGVAAEQWSDAEGGQPIATVDQATFPGDGDFALVKYDDPATEAPSEVNLGDQTLAISQAADAEVGLQVFRMGSTTGLSDGQVLGLDATVNYPEGTVTGLIQTDVCAEPGDSGGSLFTQDGLAIGLTSGGSGDCTVGGETFFQPVTTALEAVGATLGGDAAGGAGAGEEAGAGEEAGAGEEAGAGEEAGAGEEAGAGQEAGAGEEAGAGEEVGNGNADGTGNGLGEIVGNGVGN, encoded by the coding sequence TTGAGTCACAAGCGAATTCCGAAGCGCAAGGCCGCGATAGCAGCGGGCAGCGTGGTGGCGCTCGGAGCGGCCGCGATCCTGCTGCCGAACGCCAACGCGTCACAGGACGGCGCGTCGGACGACGCCGCCGCCCCCAAGACCCTGAAGTCGGCGGACGCGTCGGATCTCGCCTCGCAGCTCGCGGGCCTGCTCGGCGACGCCTTCGCCGGTTCCTACTACGACTCCGAGAGCCAGCAGCTCGTGGTCAACGTCATCCCCGGCGACAACAACAACGTGATCGTCCAGGCGAAGAAGGCGGGCGCGAAGGTCCGGGAGGTCGAGAACAGCCTGACCGAGCTCGCGTCCGGCGCGCAGACCCTGAAGTCCGAGGCGACCATCCCGGGCACCGCGTGGGCCGTCGACCCCAGAACGAACAAGATCCTCGTCACCGCCGACTCCACCGTCACCGGCGACAACTGGGACCAGCTGGAGTCGACCGTCCAGAGCCTCGGCTCCGGCATGGCGACCATCAAGAAGTCGGCCGGCACCTTCAAGACCTTCCTCTCCGGCGGCGATGCCATCTTCGCCGGCGGCTCACGCTGCTCCGCGGGCTTCAACGTCACCGCGGGCGACGGCACCCCGGCCTTCCTGACGGCCGGTCACTGCGGGGTCGCGGCCGAACAGTGGTCGGACGCCGAGGGCGGTCAGCCGATCGCCACCGTCGACCAGGCCACCTTCCCCGGCGACGGCGACTTCGCCCTCGTCAAGTACGACGACCCCGCGACCGAGGCGCCGAGCGAGGTCAACCTCGGCGACCAGACCCTCGCGATCAGCCAGGCCGCGGACGCCGAGGTCGGCCTCCAGGTCTTCCGGATGGGCAGCACCACCGGACTGAGCGACGGTCAGGTCCTCGGCCTGGACGCCACCGTGAACTACCCCGAGGGCACGGTCACCGGGCTCATCCAGACCGACGTCTGCGCCGAGCCCGGCGACAGTGGCGGCTCCCTGTTCACCCAGGACGGCCTGGCCATCGGCCTCACCTCCGGCGGCAGCGGTGACTGCACCGTCGGCGGCGAGACCTTCTTCCAGCCGGTGACCACCGCCCTGGAGGCGGTAGGCGCGACCCTCGGCGGCGACGCCGCGGGCGGCGCGGGTGCCGGTGAGGAGGCCGGGGCTGGTGAGGAAGCGGGCGCCGGTGAGGAAGCGGGCGCAGGCGAAGAGGCCGGTGCAGGCGAAGAGGCCGGGGCCGGTCAGGAAGCCGGGGCCGGTGAGGAAGCCGGGGCCGGTGAAGAGGTCGGCAACGGCAACGCCGACGGCACGGGCAACGGCCTCGGTGAGATCGTCGGCAACGGCGTCGGGAACTGA
- a CDS encoding SpoIIE family protein phosphatase, with the protein MVGVSDGQTAAQAPVAARTRVGRPLLSLALASMMDEVHAHSGAVYLLAADEPVLEMAVMAGLPRAFAAPWERVGLSAPIPVAEAVRERRLVWVGGEEDMAARYPRIAVVLPYPFALAALPVATESHAYGAIFVTWPGTHPPELSDRERDHLSAACRRLAVRLERAREESRPPLPEPDLIAGPAFSGAAGTLGTVEAARMVSRLPYGLCSLDLHGRVSFANPAAAELIGVPVTRLLGNQLWAAVPWLNDPVYEDRYRAALMSQHTTSFVALRPPGDWLSFRMYPSTTGLSVRISRARAVAEMGRRGPQPGDAPGRLVTISQVLSLAGALTEAAGVQDVVQLVADEIVPAVGSQALVVLGSRAGRLHVLGHRGYPDPRIVERFDGLPLAERTPGAQALGTGVPAFFESQQQLERLYPARGSTPDGFAAWAYLPLIASGRPVGTCVLAYAEPHPFPADERAVLTSLGGLIAQALERAQLYDAKHQLAHGLQAALLPHSLPPLAGVEAAARYLPATQGMDIGGDFYDLVPTEQGLAAAVIGDVQGHNVTAAGLMGQIRTAVRAYTTVGQAPEDVMRSTNRLLLDLGSDLFASCLYLRLDPAHGRAVMARAGHPPPLLRRPDGRVRVLDLAGGPLLGIDGSPTYPTTEVDLTPGCVLVLYTDGLIESPGVDIEDALAELGQLLTEAGELPLDELADLLVQHSAARRERVDDVALLLLRARD; encoded by the coding sequence GTGGTCGGTGTGTCCGACGGGCAGACGGCCGCCCAGGCGCCGGTGGCCGCGAGGACGCGGGTCGGCCGGCCGCTGCTGTCGCTGGCGCTGGCCTCGATGATGGACGAGGTGCACGCGCACTCCGGTGCCGTCTATCTGCTGGCCGCCGACGAACCCGTGCTGGAGATGGCGGTCATGGCGGGCCTGCCCCGGGCGTTCGCGGCGCCATGGGAGCGGGTCGGACTGAGCGCGCCGATCCCGGTCGCGGAGGCGGTGCGGGAGCGGCGGCTCGTCTGGGTGGGGGGCGAGGAGGACATGGCGGCCCGGTATCCGCGGATCGCCGTCGTCCTGCCCTACCCCTTCGCGCTGGCCGCGCTGCCGGTGGCCACCGAGTCCCACGCCTACGGCGCGATCTTCGTGACCTGGCCCGGCACGCACCCCCCGGAGCTGTCGGACCGGGAACGCGACCATCTGAGCGCCGCCTGCCGACGGCTCGCGGTACGGCTGGAACGTGCCAGGGAGGAGAGCCGCCCGCCGCTCCCGGAGCCCGATCTGATCGCCGGACCGGCGTTCAGCGGAGCGGCCGGCACGCTCGGCACGGTGGAGGCGGCGCGGATGGTGTCGCGGCTGCCGTACGGGCTGTGCTCGCTCGATCTGCACGGCCGGGTCAGCTTCGCCAACCCCGCGGCGGCCGAGCTGATCGGCGTCCCGGTCACCCGGCTGCTCGGCAACCAGCTGTGGGCGGCGGTGCCCTGGCTCAACGACCCCGTGTACGAGGACCGCTACCGGGCCGCGCTGATGAGCCAGCACACGACCTCCTTCGTGGCGCTGCGCCCGCCCGGGGACTGGCTCTCGTTCCGGATGTATCCGAGCACGACCGGTCTGAGCGTGCGGATCAGCAGGGCCCGTGCGGTGGCGGAAATGGGACGCAGGGGACCACAGCCCGGTGACGCGCCGGGCCGGCTGGTGACCATCTCCCAGGTGCTGAGCCTGGCCGGCGCGCTCACCGAGGCGGCCGGTGTGCAGGACGTGGTGCAGCTGGTCGCGGACGAGATCGTCCCGGCGGTCGGCAGCCAGGCGCTGGTCGTCCTGGGATCGCGGGCGGGCCGGCTGCACGTGCTCGGGCACCGCGGATACCCGGATCCGCGGATCGTGGAGCGGTTCGACGGGCTGCCGCTGGCCGAAAGGACCCCCGGCGCACAGGCCCTGGGCACGGGGGTGCCCGCGTTCTTCGAGTCCCAGCAGCAGTTGGAGCGCCTGTATCCGGCGCGGGGCTCGACTCCGGACGGGTTCGCGGCCTGGGCGTATCTGCCGCTGATCGCCTCCGGCCGGCCGGTCGGCACCTGTGTGCTCGCCTACGCCGAACCGCATCCGTTCCCGGCGGACGAACGGGCCGTCCTGACCAGCCTCGGCGGGCTGATCGCACAGGCGCTGGAGCGGGCCCAACTCTACGACGCCAAGCACCAGTTGGCGCACGGCCTGCAGGCCGCCCTACTCCCCCACTCGCTGCCGCCGCTGGCCGGCGTCGAGGCGGCCGCGCGCTATCTCCCCGCCACGCAGGGCATGGACATCGGCGGCGACTTCTACGACCTGGTGCCGACGGAGCAGGGCCTGGCCGCGGCGGTGATCGGGGACGTACAGGGGCACAACGTGACCGCGGCCGGCCTGATGGGCCAGATCCGCACCGCCGTACGGGCGTACACGACCGTGGGGCAGGCGCCCGAGGACGTCATGCGCAGCACCAACCGGCTGCTGCTCGACCTCGGCTCCGACCTGTTCGCCAGCTGTCTGTATCTGCGGCTCGATCCGGCGCACGGGCGGGCGGTGATGGCCCGTGCCGGGCATCCGCCGCCGCTGCTGAGACGGCCGGACGGACGGGTGCGGGTGCTCGACCTCGCGGGTGGCCCGCTGCTGGGCATCGACGGCTCGCCCACGTATCCGACGACGGAGGTCGACCTCACGCCGGGCTGTGTGCTCGTCCTCTACACCGACGGGCTGATCGAGTCCCCCGGCGTCGACATCGAGGACGCGCTCGCCGAACTCGGCCAGCTGCTCACCGAGGCCGGGGAACTACCCTTGGACGAGCTGGCCGATCTGCTCGTCCAGCACAGCGCGGCGAGGCGGGAGCGGGTCGACGACGTGGCACTGCTGTTGTTGCGGGCGCGGGACTGA
- a CDS encoding ATP-binding cassette domain-containing protein has protein sequence MSSGAGATGGLYPRGLRFLRSRWRVLVRLGVWSVLETGQSFLIGYAPARALDDGFLRGRPEVGLVWLGVAGLGVVLGAYGTARVYAAVAALVEPLRDRLVTRVVERGVREADRGALSGLTQQVEIARDTFAGLVMVSRSFVFTAVGALAGLFSLAPLLLLVVLPPLAAGVGLFAATLRPLARRQEVFLAADEALADRLGAVCPGLRDITASGAEDRMAADTGRLVDAELKAARSLARFGVLRVAALALGGQLPIVLLLATAPWLLRHGVTTGALLGALAYVTQSLLPALHNLVHGLGTSGSRLAVVLRRLAPAAPQRVTGLQSNMRPRRAGATSHDEPADDQRHTTPLPAERDALSLTSVTFAYGPTAAPVIEDLDLTLPSGAHLAVVGPSGIGKSTLTALVAGLLEPRCGTIRVHGDAAPTPQAHARRVLIPQEAYVFTGSLAENLAHLRPDPVPEAELLAAAEAVGLTPLLDALGGPEGRVDPAALSAGERQLIALTRAHLSHAPLALLDEATCHLDPRAEARAEHAFAARPGGTLVVVAHRISSARRADRVLMMDGRDTAYGTHDELVRSSARYRELVGGWTPVPRGRRSEPALALGDPDGVDAVAGPGLAGDGRHVVAHGPVGQVQAPRDLRDGRPLRREG, from the coding sequence ATGAGCAGCGGGGCCGGTGCGACCGGCGGGCTCTACCCGCGCGGGCTGCGCTTCCTGCGGTCCCGGTGGCGGGTTCTCGTACGGCTCGGCGTCTGGTCCGTGCTGGAGACGGGGCAGAGCTTCCTCATCGGATACGCCCCGGCCCGTGCCCTGGACGACGGGTTCCTGCGAGGCCGACCTGAGGTCGGGCTCGTCTGGCTCGGCGTCGCCGGGCTCGGGGTCGTGCTCGGCGCGTACGGCACGGCCCGGGTGTACGCGGCCGTCGCCGCGCTGGTCGAGCCGCTCAGGGACCGGCTCGTGACGCGGGTGGTCGAGCGCGGGGTGCGGGAGGCGGACCGGGGGGCGCTGTCCGGGCTCACCCAGCAGGTGGAGATCGCGCGGGACACCTTCGCGGGGCTGGTGATGGTGTCGCGGTCGTTCGTGTTCACCGCGGTCGGCGCGCTGGCCGGACTGTTCTCGCTCGCCCCGCTGCTGCTGCTCGTCGTCCTGCCTCCGCTGGCCGCCGGGGTGGGCCTGTTCGCGGCGACGCTGCGTCCGCTGGCCCGTCGGCAGGAGGTGTTCCTCGCGGCGGACGAGGCCCTGGCCGACCGGCTCGGCGCCGTCTGCCCCGGGCTGCGGGACATCACGGCGTCCGGCGCGGAGGACCGCATGGCCGCCGACACCGGGCGCCTGGTGGACGCCGAGCTGAAGGCCGCCCGCTCCCTCGCCCGTTTCGGCGTGCTGCGGGTGGCCGCCCTCGCCCTCGGCGGCCAGCTCCCGATCGTCCTGCTCCTCGCCACCGCACCCTGGCTCCTCCGCCATGGCGTCACCACCGGCGCCCTCCTCGGCGCCCTCGCCTACGTCACCCAGTCCCTCCTGCCCGCCCTGCACAACCTGGTCCACGGCCTGGGCACGAGCGGCTCACGGCTGGCGGTGGTGCTACGACGGCTGGCGCCGGCAGCGCCCCAAAGGGTCACGGGGCTGCAATCGAACATGCGGCCCCGCCGCGCGGGCGCGACCAGCCACGACGAACCCGCAGACGACCAACGACACACCACGCCCCTACCGGCGGAGCGCGACGCCCTCTCCCTCACCTCCGTCACCTTCGCCTACGGCCCCACCGCAGCCCCCGTGATCGAAGACCTCGACCTCACCCTCCCGTCCGGCGCCCACCTGGCCGTCGTCGGACCGAGCGGCATCGGCAAGTCCACCCTGACGGCACTGGTAGCCGGTCTGCTGGAGCCCCGGTGCGGCACGATCCGGGTGCACGGGGACGCGGCGCCCACGCCGCAGGCGCACGCGCGGCGGGTCCTCATTCCGCAGGAGGCGTACGTGTTCACCGGCAGCCTCGCCGAGAACCTCGCCCATCTGCGGCCGGACCCCGTCCCCGAGGCGGAGTTGCTCGCGGCCGCCGAGGCGGTGGGGCTGACGCCGTTGCTCGACGCCCTGGGCGGACCGGAGGGCCGGGTGGATCCCGCGGCGCTGTCCGCGGGCGAGCGGCAGCTGATCGCGCTGACCCGGGCCCACCTGTCGCACGCCCCGCTCGCGCTGCTCGACGAGGCGACCTGTCACCTCGATCCGCGGGCCGAGGCGCGCGCGGAGCACGCCTTCGCGGCCCGCCCCGGCGGCACCCTGGTCGTCGTCGCCCACCGCATCAGCTCGGCCCGCCGAGCCGACCGGGTCCTGATGATGGACGGCCGCGACACTGCGTACGGCACCCATGACGAGCTCGTCCGGAGCTCCGCGCGCTATCGCGAACTCGTCGGTGGCTGGACCCCCGTGCCGAGGGGGCGGCGGTCAGAGCCAGCCCTCGCCCTGGGAGATCCGGATGGCGTCGATGCGGTTGCGGGCCCCGGTCTTGCGGGTGATGGCCGCCATGTAGTTGCGCACGGTCCCGTGGGACAGGTGCAGGCTCCCCGCGATCTCCGCGACGGACGCCCCCTCCGCCGCGAGGGATAG
- a CDS encoding ABC transporter ATP-binding protein produces the protein MTTPTPAADPSRALLRAATRHSASRTAALCLVSTAATGAGLLLPTALGRTLDLLLARAPATGWVLCCAGLVLSLALLDGCQSVLVGTVDARTTAWLRGRLTRRVLAVGPAVTARFGAGDLVARLVGNAAQAGTAPAARAALLAAFAGPVGGIVALGLIDVWLAVVFLAGAPVLAALLRAFARDTSRCVTRYQREQGRIAAALAEAVDGHRTIRAAGTADRETARILRPLPELSRAGHRMWQVHGRASAQAVAVAPLLQLGVIAVAGVLLARHRLTVGEVLAASRYAVLATGVGMLVAHLASVARARAAAGRLGEIATEPAPAHGTRRLPPGPGRLELRGVTARRGKHTVLAGIDLVVPGGTTLAVVGRSGAGKSLLAAIAGRLADPDDGEVLLDGVPLSELTHDDLRRAIAHAFERPVLLGDNVEDAIGLGLPAPSPTRIREAARTADADAFVRRLPSGYATALTDAPRSGGESQRLGLARAFAHGGRLLILDDALSSLDTVTEARITEALAGGSSATRLLIAHRAATAARADAVAWLDGGRVRAVGRHEELWAMAAYREALTGTASGASTASAEEACP, from the coding sequence ATGACGACTCCGACTCCTGCCGCCGACCCGTCCCGCGCGCTGCTGCGCGCGGCCACCCGGCACAGCGCGTCCCGTACCGCGGCACTGTGCCTGGTGAGCACGGCCGCGACCGGGGCCGGGCTGCTCCTGCCCACCGCGCTCGGCCGGACCCTGGACCTCCTTCTGGCGCGGGCTCCGGCGACGGGCTGGGTGCTGTGCTGCGCCGGACTCGTCCTGTCACTCGCCCTGCTCGACGGCTGCCAGAGCGTCCTCGTCGGCACCGTCGACGCCCGCACGACGGCCTGGCTGCGGGGGCGGCTGACCCGGCGCGTCCTGGCGGTGGGCCCGGCGGTCACGGCCCGATTCGGGGCCGGTGACCTGGTCGCACGACTCGTCGGCAACGCCGCGCAGGCCGGCACGGCACCGGCCGCCCGTGCCGCGCTGCTCGCCGCGTTCGCCGGACCGGTCGGGGGCATCGTCGCCCTGGGCCTGATCGACGTATGGCTCGCGGTCGTGTTCCTCGCCGGGGCGCCGGTACTGGCCGCCCTGCTGCGGGCCTTCGCCCGCGACACCTCCCGGTGTGTGACGCGCTACCAGCGGGAACAGGGCAGGATCGCGGCCGCGCTCGCCGAGGCCGTCGACGGCCACCGCACCATCCGGGCGGCCGGCACGGCCGACCGGGAGACGGCGCGGATCCTGCGCCCCCTGCCCGAACTCTCCCGCGCGGGGCACCGTATGTGGCAGGTGCACGGCCGGGCCTCCGCCCAGGCCGTCGCCGTGGCCCCGCTGCTGCAGCTGGGGGTCATCGCCGTCGCGGGTGTCCTGCTCGCCCGGCACCGGCTGACCGTCGGCGAGGTGCTCGCCGCGTCCCGCTACGCGGTGCTGGCCACCGGCGTCGGCATGCTGGTCGCCCACCTCGCGAGCGTGGCCCGTGCCCGGGCGGCGGCCGGACGCCTCGGCGAGATCGCCACCGAGCCCGCCCCCGCCCATGGCACCCGCCGACTGCCGCCCGGCCCCGGCCGGCTGGAGCTGCGCGGCGTGACCGCCCGGCGCGGGAAGCACACCGTGCTGGCCGGGATCGACCTGGTCGTCCCCGGCGGGACCACCCTCGCCGTGGTCGGCCGCTCCGGCGCCGGCAAGTCACTGCTCGCCGCGATCGCCGGGCGGCTGGCCGACCCGGACGACGGCGAGGTCCTCCTCGACGGCGTCCCGCTGAGCGAGCTGACCCACGACGACCTGCGCCGCGCGATCGCCCACGCCTTCGAACGCCCCGTCCTGCTGGGCGACAACGTCGAGGACGCGATCGGCCTCGGCCTTCCGGCCCCCTCCCCCACCCGCATCCGGGAGGCTGCCCGCACCGCCGACGCGGACGCGTTCGTACGCCGCCTGCCCAGCGGCTACGCCACCGCCCTGACCGACGCCCCGCGCTCCGGCGGCGAGTCCCAACGGCTCGGACTGGCCCGGGCGTTCGCCCACGGCGGCCGTCTGCTGATCCTCGACGACGCCCTGTCCAGCCTCGACACGGTCACCGAGGCCCGCATCACCGAGGCCCTGGCCGGCGGCTCGTCCGCCACCCGCCTCCTGATCGCCCACCGGGCGGCCACGGCGGCCCGGGCCGACGCGGTGGCCTGGCTGGACGGCGGGCGGGTGCGGGCGGTCGGGCGACACGAGGAGCTGTGGGCGATGGCGGCTTACAGGGAGGCGCTCACGGGAACGGCCTCGGGGGCTTCGACGGCCTCGGCGGAAGAGGCGTGCCCATGA
- a CDS encoding SapB/AmfS family lanthipeptide, giving the protein MALLDLQTMETEEYTGGGSVASLLLCASQASITLCL; this is encoded by the coding sequence ATGGCACTGCTCGACCTGCAGACGATGGAGACCGAGGAGTACACCGGCGGCGGGAGCGTCGCCAGCCTGCTGCTGTGCGCCAGCCAGGCCAGCATCACGCTCTGTCTCTGA